In a genomic window of Hyphomonas sp.:
- the paaD gene encoding 1,2-phenylacetyl-CoA epoxidase subunit PaaD, with protein sequence MVIRFTDGSRTRPDPDLIWAWLKEVPDPEIPVVSVVDLGMIRDVVWDGDRLRVAVTPTYSGCPATSVITLDIRRALEARGLDDVAIEICRAPAWTTDWITPEGKEKLRAYGIAPPAQTAKCAGMLAQAEIRCPQCGSLQTEIVSEFGSTPCKASYRCLSCLEPFDYFKPF encoded by the coding sequence ATGGTGATCCGCTTCACTGACGGTAGCCGGACCAGGCCTGATCCAGACCTGATCTGGGCGTGGCTGAAAGAGGTTCCGGACCCGGAAATTCCGGTAGTGTCGGTTGTGGACCTCGGAATGATTAGGGATGTCGTCTGGGACGGAGATCGCCTTCGTGTCGCCGTTACGCCGACATATTCGGGGTGCCCTGCAACGAGTGTCATTACCCTTGACATCAGGCGAGCCCTCGAAGCCCGCGGCCTAGACGATGTGGCCATTGAAATTTGCCGGGCTCCCGCATGGACGACGGACTGGATCACGCCTGAAGGCAAAGAAAAACTGCGCGCCTACGGAATTGCCCCTCCGGCGCAGACAGCCAAATGCGCCGGGATGCTCGCGCAGGCGGAAATCAGGTGCCCGCAATGCGGCTCATTGCAGACAGAAATAGTCAGTGAATTTGGCTCAACGCCGTGCAAAGCGAGCTATCGTTGCTTGTCCTGTCTGGAGCCTTTCGACTACTTCAAACCGTTTTAA
- the styA gene encoding styrene monooxygenase subunit StyA, with protein sequence MSKKIAIIGAGCAGLHLALYLQKHGVTATIFTDRKSEEYKSCRLLNTVAHHHVTISREDMLGCNHWPADKYGYFGHYYSVYGQETLDFYGSYTAPSRAVDYRIYLPQLQDDFIERGGDVRFQRVEPEDVAEIEAEFDLVIVCTGKGPFGRIFGHQPEHSPFDRPQRMLCVGLFKGIEERPIRAVNMHFSPNVGEMIEIPTLTYSGMSTALVIENHIGGDMEILAKTKYEEDPEAFLSLLTDRLKKYYPKCAERINSSEFDLANNERDLLQGGVTPTVRDSHKVLESGKLAVALGDVHGVVDPVLGQGANMASYAAIILGEEILRHDALDARFMEAVDARRMDRVLCASRWTNFMLKNLEEASPSLMQFVEAISASKACADDFTENFNFPERQWDCFASPNRTSAWIASRMEKHTGVREKVVA encoded by the coding sequence ATGTCAAAGAAGATCGCAATCATTGGGGCTGGCTGTGCAGGATTGCATCTGGCGCTGTATCTTCAAAAGCATGGGGTAACGGCGACAATCTTCACCGACCGAAAATCCGAAGAATACAAGTCCTGCCGGCTCCTCAACACGGTCGCTCATCATCATGTGACAATTTCTCGCGAAGACATGTTGGGATGCAATCACTGGCCCGCCGACAAGTATGGTTACTTCGGACACTATTACTCAGTATACGGACAAGAAACACTTGATTTCTACGGCTCTTACACCGCGCCGAGCCGCGCGGTTGATTACCGGATCTATTTGCCTCAGCTCCAGGACGATTTTATTGAAAGAGGCGGTGATGTGCGGTTTCAGCGTGTCGAGCCTGAAGATGTGGCCGAGATTGAGGCAGAATTCGACCTCGTCATTGTTTGCACAGGCAAGGGCCCTTTTGGGCGAATTTTCGGCCACCAGCCGGAACATTCCCCTTTCGACCGCCCTCAGCGCATGCTGTGCGTCGGCTTGTTCAAGGGCATAGAGGAGCGCCCGATCCGCGCCGTAAACATGCACTTTTCGCCGAATGTGGGTGAAATGATTGAGATCCCGACGTTGACCTATAGCGGCATGTCGACAGCTTTGGTCATTGAGAACCACATTGGTGGCGACATGGAAATTTTGGCCAAAACAAAGTATGAGGAAGATCCGGAGGCTTTCCTCTCGCTTCTGACTGACCGGCTTAAAAAGTATTATCCAAAGTGCGCAGAACGTATCAATAGTTCCGAGTTCGATCTTGCCAACAATGAAAGAGACTTGCTGCAGGGCGGTGTTACGCCAACCGTAAGGGATTCTCACAAAGTGCTGGAAAGTGGCAAGCTGGCCGTTGCGCTTGGCGATGTGCATGGCGTCGTCGATCCGGTCCTGGGCCAGGGCGCCAATATGGCTTCTTATGCTGCGATCATTCTCGGTGAAGAGATCCTCCGTCATGACGCGCTTGATGCGCGCTTTATGGAGGCTGTTGACGCGCGGCGAATGGATCGTGTGCTTTGCGCATCGAGGTGGACCAATTTCATGCTCAAGAATTTGGAAGAGGCGTCTCCTAGCCTGATGCAGTTCGTTGAAGCGATCTCGGCGAGCAAGGCTTGTGCCGACGATTTTACTGAGAATTTCAATTTCCCCGAACGGCAGTGGGACTGTTTTGCAAGTCCAAATCGCACGAGTGCATGGATTGCCTCAAGAATGGAGAAGCATACCGGCGTCCGAGAAAAGGTCGTTGCTTGA
- a CDS encoding 2Fe-2S iron-sulfur cluster-binding protein: MSKFYNLTVVGVEHTTRDAVVVSLKPNPDCGEAFKFLAGQHLTFRREINGEELRRSYSICSRAGEGLLRIGIKRVDDGWFSTWANESIKLGDTIEAMPPAGRFTVPLDSQASRHYLGLAVGSGITPILSLVSTILAQEPSSRFTLIYGNRSINSIMFREELEDLKNRYMHRLRLVHVLKNDGGDIELFNGRLDREKCEALFDRWVDVSLMDYVFICGPQSMTAMAKELLAGRGLSPDQIKYEFFLSSPRASFDPDAVASPQAQLEKDIEVIVTLDGTTRTTTSSKGLSILDGLLENALDAPYSCKAGVCSTCRCKVLEGEVEMIANHGLEDYEVERGFVLSCQSYAVSDRVVIDYDH, encoded by the coding sequence ATGTCCAAATTCTATAATCTCACCGTTGTTGGTGTGGAGCATACGACACGTGACGCGGTTGTCGTCAGCCTGAAACCGAATCCCGATTGCGGCGAGGCTTTCAAATTTCTAGCAGGTCAGCATCTGACTTTTCGGCGTGAAATAAATGGCGAAGAACTCCGGCGCTCCTACTCGATATGTTCCCGTGCCGGTGAAGGATTACTGCGTATCGGCATCAAAAGGGTTGATGACGGTTGGTTTTCCACCTGGGCAAACGAGAGTATCAAGCTAGGAGACACTATCGAAGCCATGCCCCCCGCCGGCCGGTTTACCGTGCCGCTGGATTCACAAGCGAGCCGGCACTATCTGGGCCTAGCTGTGGGCAGCGGCATTACGCCCATTCTCAGTCTTGTATCTACGATTCTGGCCCAGGAACCCTCTTCCCGCTTCACCCTGATATATGGGAATCGGTCGATCAATTCGATTATGTTCAGGGAAGAGCTCGAGGATCTCAAAAACCGATACATGCACCGGCTAAGACTGGTTCATGTCCTGAAAAATGATGGCGGGGATATCGAACTATTCAATGGGCGCCTCGATCGGGAAAAATGTGAGGCGCTCTTTGACCGGTGGGTGGATGTCAGCCTCATGGACTATGTGTTCATTTGCGGCCCGCAGAGCATGACTGCCATGGCGAAGGAACTACTGGCAGGGCGTGGCCTTTCGCCGGATCAGATCAAATATGAATTCTTCCTGTCCAGTCCACGAGCGTCGTTCGATCCGGATGCGGTTGCATCCCCGCAGGCCCAGCTAGAGAAGGACATCGAAGTCATTGTGACGCTGGACGGAACGACAAGAACAACCACATCTTCAAAGGGGCTGTCCATTTTGGACGGTTTGCTGGAGAACGCACTGGATGCGCCGTATTCCTGCAAGGCTGGGGTCTGCTCGACTTGCAGATGCAAGGTGCTTGAAGGTGAGGTTGAAATGATCGCCAATCACGGACTGGAAGACTATGAAGTGGAGCGGGGCTTCGTCCTTTCTTGTCAGTCCTATGCTGTAAGCGACAGAGTTGTTATCGACTATGATCATTGA
- the paaC gene encoding 1,2-phenylacetyl-CoA epoxidase subunit PaaC, which translates to MSAEKFEYLCRLGDSTLIIGQQLGKWCGHAPILEEDIAVANTALDLIGQATMWLDYAGRVEGKGRTADDLAYFRDSRAFRNVLLVEQPNGDFGATLMRQFLFDAWHLPLLEQLLSSTDPEISAIAGKAEKEARYHLRRSASLVERLGLGTDDSHQRMQEALLALWPFTGELIEADDVDGIAQAEGYGADTVTTAEEACGNWSKTLLQAGLIVPDDVHMRVGGKSGLHSEGLGYVLAEMQCLARSMPGAKW; encoded by the coding sequence ATGTCGGCCGAGAAGTTCGAATATCTTTGCAGGTTGGGGGACAGCACGCTCATCATAGGTCAGCAGCTTGGAAAATGGTGTGGTCACGCGCCGATCCTTGAGGAGGACATAGCTGTGGCAAATACGGCGCTTGATCTCATCGGCCAGGCAACAATGTGGCTGGACTATGCCGGAAGGGTTGAGGGCAAAGGGCGCACGGCAGACGACCTCGCATATTTCCGCGACAGCCGAGCCTTTCGAAATGTTTTGCTTGTAGAGCAGCCAAATGGAGATTTTGGCGCGACACTGATGCGGCAATTTCTGTTTGATGCTTGGCATCTGCCTCTTCTGGAACAACTGCTGTCGTCAACCGATCCTGAGATTTCCGCTATTGCCGGAAAGGCTGAAAAAGAGGCTCGCTATCATTTGCGGCGAAGTGCCAGCCTGGTCGAAAGATTAGGTCTCGGCACGGATGATAGTCATCAGCGTATGCAGGAAGCTCTTTTGGCTTTGTGGCCTTTTACAGGAGAGCTGATTGAGGCCGATGACGTCGATGGTATCGCGCAAGCCGAAGGTTATGGCGCTGACACTGTGACGACTGCTGAAGAGGCGTGCGGGAATTGGAGCAAGACGCTTCTGCAGGCAGGGCTCATCGTTCCGGACGATGTCCATATGCGTGTAGGTGGCAAATCGGGACTCCACAGCGAAGGTCTCGGTTATGTCCTTGCCGAGATGCAGTGTCTGGCGCGTTCAATGCCGGGGGCGAAATGGTGA
- a CDS encoding TetR/AcrR family transcriptional regulator, with product MARTQALDYADKRSAIKETSAALFAKNGFHSASILDLAKACNMSKSSLYHYFASKDQVLYELLHDHAQTLIEVAEGIANNDALPAREKLLEFASQLLEINVKERDKHTLILNELEALPAVQRRKISKMLRKPIEVWFDVLTEINPSLGHNVDMQFPSAMMFIGMINWTHTWFSDRGPVSTKQFAHIMCETFLNGFPAVKL from the coding sequence ATGGCTAGAACTCAAGCTCTTGACTATGCGGACAAGCGTAGCGCGATCAAGGAAACGTCCGCCGCGCTATTTGCGAAAAATGGATTCCATTCCGCGTCCATCCTCGACCTCGCAAAAGCCTGCAATATGTCGAAGTCGAGCCTGTATCACTACTTTGCGTCCAAGGACCAGGTTCTCTACGAACTTCTCCATGATCATGCGCAAACCCTGATTGAAGTCGCTGAGGGCATTGCCAACAATGATGCCCTGCCGGCCCGGGAAAAACTTCTAGAATTCGCGTCACAGCTTCTGGAGATCAACGTCAAGGAACGCGACAAACACACACTTATCCTCAACGAACTGGAAGCATTGCCGGCAGTGCAGCGGCGGAAAATTTCAAAAATGCTGAGGAAGCCAATCGAAGTCTGGTTCGATGTCCTCACAGAAATTAATCCCAGCCTCGGGCACAATGTCGACATGCAGTTTCCATCAGCGATGATGTTCATCGGGATGATAAACTGGACACATACTTGGTTTTCAGACCGCGGACCCGTCTCAACGAAACAGTTCGCTCACATCATGTGCGAGACGTTTCTGAATGGCTTCCCGGCAGTGAAATTGTAG
- a CDS encoding LysR family transcriptional regulator, with protein sequence MDNIAVYQTFARLLERQSFSAVAAELGVTQSTISKQISALEDHLGVQLFVRTTRSITPTMEAQELAGLVQELLEKHAEVRSFARGGQPEPAGLLRISAPVSYGHMVLYPQLSDFRKKFHSVEIDLLLSDTPESALPEHVEIAVLMGQPSALSIRIRAIGTYERVVVCSNEYANSFGTPTEPIDLENHTIILAKGASEERFDFESETGRQSVTLKPVFATNDELLAYKAARAGEGITIVPSWIVKEDIDRGKIVHLLSNFYLPEISMYLAYPQAKYISLRARALIDYLTSNLRKS encoded by the coding sequence ATGGATAATATCGCGGTTTATCAGACATTTGCACGATTACTTGAACGGCAAAGCTTCTCTGCAGTTGCTGCGGAATTGGGAGTAACCCAATCCACTATCAGTAAACAGATATCGGCATTGGAAGATCATCTCGGCGTGCAACTGTTTGTGCGAACAACACGATCGATCACCCCGACAATGGAGGCTCAGGAGCTTGCCGGTCTTGTCCAAGAGCTGTTGGAAAAGCACGCGGAAGTCCGATCTTTCGCCAGAGGAGGTCAACCGGAACCTGCGGGCCTACTGCGGATAAGCGCGCCCGTGTCGTATGGCCATATGGTTCTGTATCCGCAACTATCGGATTTCAGAAAGAAATTCCACTCGGTCGAGATAGACCTGCTGTTGAGCGACACGCCGGAGAGCGCGCTGCCAGAACATGTAGAAATTGCAGTATTGATGGGCCAACCTAGCGCACTGTCAATTCGAATTAGAGCTATCGGGACATATGAGCGCGTGGTCGTATGCAGCAATGAGTACGCTAATAGCTTTGGGACTCCAACCGAACCCATTGATCTTGAGAATCATACAATAATACTTGCAAAGGGCGCATCGGAAGAACGCTTCGATTTTGAGTCCGAAACCGGCAGACAGTCAGTAACCCTCAAGCCTGTCTTCGCAACAAACGATGAATTGCTTGCCTACAAAGCAGCCAGGGCGGGCGAAGGCATTACGATTGTTCCCAGTTGGATAGTCAAAGAAGACATCGATCGAGGAAAAATCGTTCACCTTCTTTCAAATTTCTATCTTCCGGAAATATCGATGTATCTAGCTTATCCACAGGCCAAATACATCTCTCTCAGAGCGCGGGCTCTGATTGACTATCTAACCTCCAATCTCAGGAAATCGTGA